From the genome of Oryza glaberrima chromosome 1, OglaRS2, whole genome shotgun sequence:
gccgaggaggccgaggcGCTCGTCTCGTCGGCGGacaccgacggcgacgggctGCTCGACGAGGAGGAGTTCACGAAGCTGGCGGTGCAGCTTGAGATgggagacgaggaggagaggtgcAGGGGACTAATGGAGGCGTTCCGGATGTACGAGATGGAAGGGGAGGGGCGCATCACTCCGGCGAGCTTGAAACGGATGCTGAGCAAGCTCGGATCGCATCAGGGCATCGAGGAGTGCCAAACAATGATCTGCAGGTTTGACCTCGATGGAGATGGAGTCATCAGCTTTGAGGAGTTCAAGATCATGATGGATGCATAGCAGATCGATGATATG
Proteins encoded in this window:
- the LOC127760000 gene encoding putative calcium-binding protein CML19 translates to MVAATAEFRRVFSAFDRDADGKISAAELRLCMKAALGEDMSAEEAEALVSSADTDGDGLLDEEEFTKLAVQLEMGDEEERCRGLMEAFRMYEMEGEGRITPASLKRMLSKLGSHQGIEECQTMICRFDLDGDGVISFEEFKIMMDA